The genomic region CTTTGTGGCTCCAGGCCGTGTGATTCTCTCTGATTGTGCCATTTCACTAGTGTAAATAAGTTGACAGATGACGACACCTGGCAGCGTtggagaaacaaacaaaacaagccaGCATTGCGTCATCTTGACAACCCTTTGACGTTAATTCCACCTCCTTTCGGCAGCCATTAAGTGACGCTAATCCAGTAGAAGCCATCCGAAAGGTGAACTAATGAAACAAagtcaaacaaaacacaattagtTAAGAACAATGGTTGGATTTCTGGCAAGGGAGGGATATTTACACAACAATCACGACGGAATACAAAGAGTCAACTGCGCTGGCCTGAACAACGAATAGGACACGTTATACAAGACGGGCCATGAGAACACACACGTACGAGGTGCACTGCAGCGCCGGAATGGGTCTCTCTGTACTTTTAACTCCGTTCAACTTTAaggaaaggtaaaaaagaacgaaCGATCGATTGTAGACGAGCaagtcaacgtttttttttttttcgttcaatgCACCTAAGTTACAACTGTATCCAACGTCATCATCATATACTGGCACACAGGTACAACGTGTGTACATGCTGACGTGCTGGTGGGTCTAGCCCGGTACCAGGATCTACCAACCGCGTGAGTCCCGCACGCGTCCCCCACAACGATCCGCTTTGAACAaagacacttttttttttttaccctcttctttcttttttttaatatttcaaccCACTTTTATACCTAGTTACCGAATGTGATGGGGTTCGGTTGTTCCCCACTGAACAGGGATCGAGAAAGTTAGAACTGACTTCACAATTCTGTCTTGTTTCTGTCAACTGTTTGATGACTAGCATTGGACGAGGATCTTAACCACGTAATCGTATCTCCAATAAATATGAACATTACGCAGTAGCAGATAACTTAAGGTCTGGCAATCGATCACTGAATCCGTCATTAACTTGAGAACAATGGAAGAAGAGTCTAGACACTTTTTTACTGCCAAAACGACCACAACTTTTTGTTGTGTGCCTTTTACGATTAAGATTAAGATGAGAACGCCACGCAGACCAAAAGTCATAAACTTAACGACGGTTCAGATGATGGATTGGAAAACGTTTTGAAATGGTGTTTCACGTGGGATCGGTAAGCATAGATGAGTGTTAGCAGTCAAGGTTTTCGATCTAGGTTAAATCTCACATGAAAAACACATATACATCAAAGGTGCGGGCGTTGCTTTCTCACCTCTTCACGTTGTAACAGTATGTCTTGGTGAAAAAATCGATGTCGTTGCTTAAACCCATCGCCTTTTCTGCGTCGTATTCGTTACGTCGTCACAGCCTTGCTTGAATTGAAAACGAAGATTTCCGAGAATATAAAGCTTGCAATTTCATCAAATCAATTCCAAAAGTTGTTCAGTCAACCTTACCAAATATTAACATGATGACCATGTAATTTAAATGCCTTTATTTCGTTATTTACATAGCGAAACTTCTCGAAATGCTTCAAGTTTTTGGAGCAGTCTCCATCATTTGCCGTCTGCTAGACACGAGTCACGAGGCCGACTTCATGCCGGGTTGATCGTCCCATAATAATCATGTTTCTTTGgatttttagttaaaaataagtCGATACTTATTAACAAAATAGTTCAGTGAAAAGTGCCACAAGTATGTTTTCCCCAATTATACGTTCTGCTCAGAGAATTTCCATCAGGAATTGGGCACACAGCTCGTCAAGTCTAGCGAGCCTGCAGGTTGATGCTAAATGCATTGCCAGCATTAAAGAGCAGCCCTCTTCGGGAAACTCTGGTCAAAATTTGACCAAATTGGCACGTAGAGTTAGTTCTGTTGCAGTAGAATCGAAATTTGATGCATCTGTACTTGAAAGTCACTTAGCCTGCTCGAAACTATTGGAAGACGCTGATGACAATGCATATGTTGTTCAGGAAACGAGCAAGATAGATGTGTATCATCATTTACATAATGAAACAGAACCAATAATTGAAGAGAAATCCAAGTGGcaggaagtaaaaaaacagCAAGCACTAAAAAAATTCCAGGCTGCTGAAGAAAGATTGATGAAAAATGATGCTACAGCCTACAAATTGTTTCAGGCCATCAAGGCACCCTTGTTGGAGTTGGAACGATACAGAGCTTCTGCCCTTATTGATCGGAATGCCTGTCGTAAGCTACCTCAGTAATGTTCAGTTACATTAAGTATTGTaaactcattttatttctgAAAATAGGTTCCCTCATTAGTCAAATTGGTGATATTCAAGATCCAGCAACAGCCATTGTGATAGGTAATCCTGGTGCAGGAATCTTGTCAAAAGAACTTCTCAAAACAGGGGCAAAACAGCTGCTTCTGTTTGAGTGCAATCCAGAAATACGAACCCACCTACAGGTATGAAAGcaagaattaaaatttaacagaTACGTaatggattgttttttttttaattaaaacagAGAATCCACAAAGATGACCCTGTAGAAGTCAGTAATCAGTACCTGTTTGGCTCGCACCTTAGAAGCCAAGACACTAAACATGCCTTAAGCACCTTGCTGGAGTCTCAGTCTTGCACGCGcgtcaaaataattttatcaTTAACCAACCCCACGCAAGCCCGGGATCTTCTGGCAAATTACACGACAGGACTTATCCCATACGACAACAAGGATGTCGAGATCTATCTCATCGTCGAGAAAAGCTACGGAGACGTAAGgttttaataattaatttcaagtttattttgaagttaaaattaaatttgttaCCATAGAAACTCGACGcgttagaaaaaaatgatCCTACGCAGAAACGTGTAAAATTTGCTACTGCGTGGAGGACATTCATCAAGACTGAACTTTTGTGTACATTACCAGCCAATTCGTTTTTCCCGACATTTGCACCAGTAAGATCACAGTACGGGTTTGATTGTTAAATTGTATTTTGAAACACTGTTTTCCCTTTCATATTTGCAGCTTGGTTTTGGAATTAAAGGCCGCAGTAAGAGAGACCCTAACGTTGCAGTGCTTCGTTGTACCTTTCGTTCGATTGCTGGCTTTGGGAGACA from Daphnia carinata strain CSIRO-1 chromosome 6, CSIRO_AGI_Dcar_HiC_V3, whole genome shotgun sequence harbors:
- the LOC130689898 gene encoding uncharacterized protein LOC130689898, with product MFSPIIRSAQRISIRNWAHSSSSLASLQVDAKCIASIKEQPSSGNSGQNLTKLARRVSSVAVESKFDASVLESHLACSKLLEDADDNAYVVQETSKIDVYHHLHNETEPIIEEKSKWQEVKKQQALKKFQAAEERLMKNDATAYKLFQAIKAPLLELERYRASALIDRNACRSLISQIGDIQDPATAIVIGNPGAGILSKELLKTGAKQLLLFECNPEIRTHLQRIHKDDPVEVSNQYLFGSHLRSQDTKHALSTLLESQSCTRVKIILSLTNPTQARDLLANYTTGLIPYDNKDVEIYLIVEKSYGDKLDALEKNDPTQKRVKFATAWRTFIKTELLCTLPANSFFPTFAPLGFGIKGRSKRDPNVAVLRCTFRSIAGFGRHLNSDERHLYNIFIRHVMTTSTAKVAHSLEKWTPGIGIRLIRQGISLFTCFNQLTKEEFERVFFTFVELAPINSPVWSMMSSHYCKSIECLKHDDVTC